Below is a window of Camelina sativa cultivar DH55 chromosome 11, Cs, whole genome shotgun sequence DNA.
GAAGCGCCGCTTCTTGGTCCGGTGTCAAAGGTCCCCAAGTCGCTAACACGGTAAATTACAAAGCTTtcagaaatttataaaatctttaatttttttttattttaatttcgatttgtaattttgttttttttgttttttttctttgcagaGAATTTCAAAAGCAGTAGGAAACTGGTTTTATGGTAGGAGTGCATTCCAGAAGATAGACTGTCCATCGCCGACTTGTAATCCCACATGTCCTGCAATCTCTACTGAAGACTAGTCGTATCATCTAAactgttacaatttttttaaaaaaatttcaattaaaatcgacttatttggttttgtttaccAAAATCATTGCAATTTTTATATCGAGGAATAAAGGAGAGCCAAGCAAAGAGATATAAACAATTGCAATTTGTAGCAAACTTTGAATAAAAGAGTGTATTTTTACTTTGatttaaagattaaattttgtattaatcGAGTgttatctgaaaaaaaaaaaaagttatcaaatTAATACGAATtccaagagagaaagagagaaagagagagactgtAGTCACTCAATTTTTTTGGTGCTCTGATTCTGTAGGAAAGTAAgagaaccctaaaaaaaaaatcattgctTTACTAAAAACTTTTGGAAACGCATCGATGGATTCGGCGTTTGTGGACAGAGCTTGGGACAAATGGGTTACTACGGGTAACGTTGGTTCTTCTGGTAAAGTTCCCTCAGATTTTATCTTCTATCTCTCAGTTATGGtttttgggaagaagaagaagaacccagaaagaaagaaagattcttCCTTTTGGTGATTtgattgttgtatttttttttttttgttcagggAATCCATTGAAGGCTGCTATTTTAATTAACTATGATCCTTCAGGACCTTCTCGTCTCGTATCAACAATGTAAAGCTAATTCATAAAACTTCATACTCTATTGCTCTGTGTTTCTGCTTCACTTATTATTAATCTTGAGGCtcaattttgagttttatattGCAGAGCTGAGCAAGAAGGGATTGATCTTTATCCAGTTGACTTAAAGCAGTTCATTGATTTCATGAGACGTGGCAACCTTCCTACCGAGACCTTTGTTCTTGGATCCAACGaatgtaatttttgtttgcttttttctttcttttgcttggAGTGTATTTTTGTGGTTTGATGATAATAGGATTTGGAATCTGCAGACATAATAACATCTATTCACGAGAATTGGTTTGCTGCTCGGTGCttaaacacaacccagcctgcTGGTGAAGGAGCTATTGTTATGCACACCGCGGCTTACGTGTTGGTTGCTCTGTGAGCTCACTGAACACTCTGATCTTTTATAACAGTATCTTCTTATTTCTACTTACTTTTTCAGTCCAAAACAATGATGGTTAAATTGGTTATGATTTCTTATTGCAGATATGATGGATCGATTGGATCAGCTTCTCAAGCTGTGGCTGCAGCTGATCAGTTTGCATCGCAGCTGAGTCGGAAAACTTCTAGCTTCATCTTTTGCTAAGATCACGAGTATCAATCACATTGTTGTTCTCTGTCTTTTATAGTAATCAGCTTTGGCTATGATTTGTGAAGGGTCTTTGAGTTGCAGTAACtggtttttcattttatctCATCTTGTGTAACTAGAACAGTCAGAAATCAATTGGTGCTCGTGAACAACTCTGCATATACATATCACCCTGCAGTTTACCAATTAGAGCAAGTAAGTGTCCATTTCAGAACCATTATGTTGTGTGAGAACAGATCATCATCAATAAGATTAGACAAGAGATTTCTGATCAAGAACGTATACTGGAACATAGATAAACCCTCTTAGAGAAGTATAGAGAAGACTAAGTAGGGAAAAGATGCAGTCAGTATGATTAGCTGAAGTAGCAAgtattgataaatattttttcattcattCTCATCTTTTATAACTAGAGATGTCAGAAATCAGTTTGGTACAATCCTGTGAACACATCATCTCAGCATGTACATTCGTTGTGGTTCAGTTCTAGACTCTAGTCCTGCAAGAATCTGGAGTTGTTGCTTTGTAATTACTGAAACTAATCAAATTTCATGAAGTACGAAACACCAGATTCTTTCTTGTCCGGCTTGTTGAATTTTGATATCTGAAGCTTCAAACTTCATGTCAGAGTATTGGCTCAGGTAATGGTAATCGTGTTTGTGAACGTCTTTGCGACATAGTGAAGAATACTAACCATTTAGAGCAACTGAGAGCTGATTACAGAACCAAATGTTTTCTAAGAACAGAGAGTTGCTTATCATGAATGAACATAAAGAAAGATTAATGGATGGATGAAATGTTAAATCAGATAATGAAGAAATTTATTAAAGAAGTTTCTAATTGTTTCaacttttatattcttttaaaaatcattaaaattatatatataaatatatatatatatatatatatatatatatatatatataatttgtttgccaaaaaaagagagagagaaagatccaaaaaggaagaaacaagaTTAGATGCCCTGACTTGTAACCATTAGTTTCTGTAGAGAACATAGAGGTTGGGTTGTGCTTGAAAGTGAAACTTCATGGcctgacaagaaaaaaaaaaagaagaaaaagtttgtATCACATGAtgctttcttgttgttttttgtttgtataaaattCCAACACTTTGATCATCACTACTCACTCAGTAACCAGGGTATGCTTACAAATTGGCTTGGACTGTGTTTTTAGAAATAGAAAGGATTgtgtctttttgttgttgttgtttctatttCTTAATTGATTCTAAATATTATTCAGATCAAAACATCTATGACAAGAATTAACATATTCTTGCAAGTACACTTAgctagaaaaaaaactataaaaggGAAACAAATCGTTTTGCCATCATCGAGTATTTTTGTAAGATCTTGCACAATTGATTTACTTCAATTATTAATGACAACAATGCTTAAATtaacattaaacaaaaagacTTAAAAGAGGAGCAGCTGAAAACAAGGGACCCTGCCATTGACGAAACTGAGAACTCTTTTGACTAAATTGCTCAAATCTACTTCCCATTAGACTTGAGCACAAAATCTACAACTTTTGGTTTACTTTACAGTTCACACATACATAAATAGTGATTGTACACATTGTAATtcagatcaaaaaaaaaaaatctgtatagAGAAAAAGATACAACAAGGTACACACTGCAGTGAAATACATAGTCTGAGACTGTTTCAACctatttagatatttaataCATACACATgattaaatcaaacaaacaagtaacaaccaaccaaccaacttTAGAAGTGACATTTAAAACTATGTTGTTTGGTTACGTTTAGTTTCCACTAACATCATTAATTGCACAATTTATTCCGCACTAACGGTAGTAATCGAATTGGTTCTGTTTCTTTACTACTTCCACAATCCACACCATTTGTTCTCTTTAACAAATTCAGAACATTACATTAtctcaaaatggaaaaaaaaaaaaaagaaaaaaaaaactgaaacactaaacaaaagaatcttcttcagTTCACATGTTTCCAATAAatcttctcttcatctcttttgCACAACTAACTTAACGTAATCATCGTCATCTACACAGACACACAGCGTACTGTTAATCCGTAAAAATTCCACTTTTATCAAAAACTCATGTATATGATAATATAACAAGTTAACAACAGCCTAAAGAGAATAACCGGTATAAACCGGACAATAGATTCGCTTcacaaaacccaacaaaattTGGTATAAATGAGAGTTGACTTTTACCCTTTTTACGAGTTAAAATCGGTCACTTTGAATCTCATCATCGTCGCAACCtatccaaaattaaaaataaacaaaacaatcaaatcataagAATTAACTGTTACAACAGATTCAATAAATCTTAGAACTAATTACACCAACAAAATCACTATCATTTCCAAACCCTAGATCtttaaattcaaaacaaaaacaaagatttcaACATTTGGGCCAACAAAACAGAGAttaatgattattaaaaaaagggtGAAATCagatcaacaaaaacaacagatttaaagatttaaagaaaaaattaagaatgtaaataagaaagatatatatatatatatatatatatatatatatttccagaTCTGCTGATTGGATAAGTGAGTATGGATTAGTTGCACGGTCGGAGGCTCCGATTCAGTTGATGCAAGGCGGGATCCAATCCCTGCTCACAaaccaataaagaaaaagggGGCACGTGTGTGGCTGTGTCAGCCAAATTGGTTCCCGACCTGCACCAAGCGAATCCGAGCCCGACCGTGagagttgagagagagagagataaaggaggagaaggagagattttaggtttttatcatgtaagaagaaagaaggaagccCTATGAAAACAGGGACAACCTCAGCCTCAGCTGTAGTAGGGTATTTATTACAGGTTAAGACCACTCTTTCCCCGACACGTGTTCTTCTTCAAAAAGACATCTTTGCTTTTCACACTGTTGGATGGGTGGGGGGGGATatgataagagagaagagaagagaagatgtaTTCTCCGACCTTCTATGCGAAATTACGGAAACGCCATTTAGTGATGTGAAAGTATAAACCACGTGAGTGTGATCTGTACTGTACTTGTCACGTGGACTNCCCCCCCCCCCACTTTTTGACTTTCTTATTTATGTTGATAATCTTTTTTGacctttttcttgtaaaaatTGGGTTAACTTTGATGGtttaaaaccatataaaacgataattaatatctaaaaatttcgaattttatttgtattctatttcttatgttttttactattttgttactttttaaaatatttaattattattttgtgtttcatttagaaataatatttttataataatctaTTTCGGCAAAGTATCGCAGCGGCGCATATTGAACgactaaaaaaatctattttttatttattttatagttaaaatGGTAAATTTTTgtcattatatttttctatcgGTAGTTTTAGAAACGCTAAgaaattaaatgatttttaacGGTCATTTGTGATTCCAAACAAGTGAAACAACCATCCTCTGTTCCTTTTTATGGAATCAAAGATGTCGTTGTTTTTCTTGAATAAAATGTGTCGCACGCTACCGAACaaaattaatatcatatattcTATATCAATATATGAACATTTATTCTCAAATATTTACTTGTATAATAACACAAATGTTATCacataacaaattaaaatcacTACAATAGTTTCATTGTATTCGTTAAAATCTATTTTAGATATGTAAAAATGTACCATATTACacgttattttttatttttaatttcaaatttcttttcgTTAAAACTAGGTATTCTCGCTCTTATCGTACATACTCTTCAGATGATCTAATGATGATAGTTTCAGCTTTCTCTTCTCGTTTTGGTTATGTCTTTGTTCATGTCAATGTTGTAGCCGGTTTGTTTTCaggtttattttctttttacaacaTTTAAGTCCATGAATGGAATGAgtttttaaattggtttttagtttttggtttttatattttagtttttttcttctaaatttggtttttctttttttgctaaaaattcttaaaaattaaaaaaaatttgaaaaatgacTCACGATTAGGAAAACTAATATAAGatggtttttggtttctctttatAAATGGgtaaaatctcccaaaaactagatttcctttttttagGAAAACCAATTGTATAAAATCTTGAATGGCAAGAAactatatttttagaaaatcaaaaaccaaaatctagttaaaaacttgtaaacattCAAGGCTTAAGTCTTGTTAGTTTTTTTCGAAGTCTTCAGGATCTTATGAAAAGTTTGTGAGAGTGtctatgatttatatattatgttttaagtttttaaattttggttttctttctattatacgttgcattttcttttttttagagttatattttcgaaaaagggaaaaaaactaaaaaatacctcatctattttttatttggatgtttaatacctgtttttttttggttggaagaatAATACCCAGATTAATAAAAACGTGTCAAATAATACCTCAAGAattaaatattgttattttccTACTTAcgatttcttaacaaaaaataaattccaGTTTTACCCCTATtcatttctattatttattaatttataaataaccttaaattaatttttaatttttgcataaaaaagtaattgttaatatttcattttaccactatttttattaaaaaacagatttctattttatttctttaattatttttaatattacattttattaccatttaaaatagaaaaactcaaataaattaATCAGAAGAATAACTATGATTTTTCAAAACCGTTAtcgactttgttttttttttctaatcgtTATTGACTTTGTTTTGTCCATTCAACGAAATTTCACTGTAATTCCCAAGCATTAACCAGCTGCAAgattctgaatttttttaaacccaaATCAGAAATTTTGAATTGAGatatacaaacaaaagtaaGTTATTTTGCCTTCTCTGTCACGTGAGGTGGAAGCTGTAATGCGGCTGTACCGGTGGAAAATCGATGAATTTTTGAATTGATTTGTGAAGCATCGGTGATGGAGATAACCCCATCGTCGCCACACTGTTGCTTCGATCAGATTTGGGCGATTTTGGCTGGACCAACGGCAAAATCAAAGGCTCGTTGGTCGGAtccaacagaaaaaaaagagagatgagtgAGGGAAGAGacatgaaagaaagaaacagattgGTCTAGATAAAGGGATTGATAGCCTCTCGTCGTTTTTCTTCTCCCACACAATTtcagttttagggtttatgtgtATTTGGGAATTTGGACATTAATCTGATCggaatttggtttggtttgataattattggatttgtttttcttattcaCGAAACATTGAGaaatcttaaaactttttttttaaattttggagaaaataaaatataaatattttttgaattaaaataaataaaatagtgatataatgaaatatttataacaattatatttgtttatttaaaaacataaaattaatttagtgttatttataaattaatagttaaTAGAAATGAATAGGGGTAAAACTggagtttattttttgttaagaaattgTAAGTAGGAAAATGACAACATTTAATTCTTGAGGTATTAAATTActcgttttttttaatctggGTATTatttttccaaccaaaaaagaccaGGTATTAAACatccaaattaaaaatagatgaagtatttttttagcttttttcccTTTCGAAAAATAAGGTTCTGCAAGCTACAATTATATATTCCCTTCGTTTTTTAATTTGACTTTTAAATTGTGCATacaaattaagattttttttttctaaactaaaacatcatttaatatatacataaacacGAGTCAACCAATGGCAAAACAATTTccataatataaattattaaaacaaataaaaattaatttgttttacattGGAAAATTGATATTTGAAAAGATCATccaatttaaaacataaaattttagctaaaagatcaaacaaaaatcatcgTGTATTTCATTGTTAGGTTTTAGTAAAACTCAaatgataaacaaacaaaaaaaaactagtaaagTTGTAAGAGAGGAGCACCTTAACATTGAATTAATAGTTTATCAAATACTTTAGCCTAAATGCTCCTCCATAAATGAATTTATTATAACCGTCCCATATgtttttttgatcaaaatgaATAACCTTGAGTGCTCTTTATATCGGAATATTCGGAGAGATTAGAACAGAGGATATTCAGAAATTTGTTAGTATTGTATTCATGAAAACATTAATGGTCACCAA
It encodes the following:
- the LOC104723108 gene encoding uncharacterized protein LOC104723108, with product MDSAFVDRAWDKWVTTGNVGSSGNPLKAAILINYDPSGPSRLVSTIAEQEGIDLYPVDLKQFIDFMRRGNLPTETFVLGSNEYIITSIHENWFAARCLNTTQPAGEGAIVMHTAAYVLVALYDGSIGSASQAVAAADQFASQLSRKTSSFIFC